The Onychomys torridus chromosome 4, mOncTor1.1, whole genome shotgun sequence genome includes a window with the following:
- the Ctsa gene encoding lysosomal protective protein, with amino-acid sequence MTSSPPAPPGEQGRREAEMLRAALSPLLLLLLVSWMSRGEAAPDQDKIDCLPGLAKQPSFEQYSGYLRASDSKHFHYWFVESQKDPKNSPVVLWLNGGPGCSSLDGFLTEHGPFLIQPDGITLEYNPYSWNLIANMLYIESPAGVGFSYSDDKTYVTNDTEVAQNNFEALKDFFRLFPEYKNNKLFLTGESYAGIYIPTLAVLVMQDPSMNLQGLAVGNGLASYEQNDNSLVYFAYYHGLLGNRLWTLLQTHCCSQNKCNFYDNRDQECINNLQEVSQIVSKSGLNIYNLYAPCAGGVPGSDRNGDTLVIQDFGNLFTRLPLKKTFHQALLLRSGNKVRLDPPCTNTTAPSTYLNNPYVRKALHIPEKLPRWDMCNFVVNLQYHRLYQSMNSQYLKLLSSQKYQILLYNGDVDMACNFMGDEWFVDSLNQKMEVQRRPWLVDYGESGEQVAGFVKEFSYITYLTIKGAGHMVPTDKPRAAFTMFSRFLNKEPY; translated from the exons ATGACTTCCAGTCCACCGGCGCCTCCTGGAGAGCAAGGACGCAGGGAAGCAGAG ATGCTCCGAGCCGCGCTGTCTCCACTGCTCTTGCTGCTGCTTGTGTCCTGGATGTCCCGGGGCGAAGCAGCTCCGGATCAGGATAAAATCGATTGCCTCCCCGGCCTGGCCAAGCAGCCCTCTTTCGAGCAGTACTCAGGCTACCTCAGAGCCTCGGATTCCAAGCACTTCCATTACTG GTTTGTGGAGTCGCAGAAAGACCCAAAGAACAGCCCCGTAGTGCTCTGGCTCAATGGGGGTCCTGGCTGCAGCTCCCTAGATGGGTTCCTTACAGAGCATGGCCCCTTCCTG ATCCAGCCAGATGGCATCACCCTGGAGTACAACCCCTATTCTTGGAACCTG atTGCCAACATGCTGTATATCGAGTCCCCAGCCGGAGTGGGCTTTTCCTACTCAGATGACAAGACGTATGTGACCAATGACACGGAG GTGGCTCAGAACAATTTTGAAGCTCTTAAAGATTTCTTCCGCCTCTTCCCGGAGTACAAGAACAACAAACTTTTCCTGACGGGAGAGAGCTATGCTGGCATCTACATCCCCACATTGGCCGTGCTGGTCATGCAGGATCCCAGCATGAACCTTCAG GGGCTGGCTGTGGGCAATGGACTTGCCTCCTATGAACAGAATGACAACTCTCTGGTCTACTTTGCCTACTACCATGGTCTTCTGGGGAACAG GCTTTGGACTCTGCTCCAGACTCACTGCTGCTCTCAGAATAAGTGTAACTTCTACGACAACAGAGACCAAGAATGCATCAACAAT CTCCAGGAAGTGTCTCAAATTGTGAGCAAATCTGGCCTCAACATATACAATCTCTACGCCCCGTGTGCTGGTGGGGTCCCCGGCAGTGATAG AAATGGAGACACTCTTGTGATCCAGGATTTTGGCAACCTCTTCACTCGCCTGCCACTCAAGAAGACATTTCATCAG GCACTGCTGCTGCGTTCTGGGAACAAGGTACGCTTGGATCCCCCCTGCACCAACACCACAGCCCCCTCCACCTACCTCAACAACCCGTATGTTCGGAAGGCCCTCCACATCCCTGAGAAGCTGCCCCGCTGGGACATGTGCAA CTTTGTGGTGAACTTACAGTACCATCGTCTCTACCAGAGCATGAACTCCCAGTACCTGAAGCTGCTCAGCTCACAG AAATACCAGATCCTACTATACAATGGCGATGTGGACATGGCCTGCAATTTCATGGGGGATGAGTGGTTTGTGGATTCCCTCAACCAGAAG ATGGAGGTCCAGCGTCGGCCCTGGCTAGTGGACTATGGGGAGAGTGGAGAGCAGGTAGCCGGCTTTGTGAAGGAGTTCTCCTACATCACCTACCTCACCATCAAG GGTGCTGGACACATGGTTCCCACGGACAAACCCCGAGCTGCCTTCACCATGTTCTCTCGTTTCTTGAACAAGGAACCTTACTGA
- the Neurl2 gene encoding neuralized-like protein 2 produces MAAASELVGSGGPRESARPEPPPTRFHHVHGANIRVDPSGTRATRVESFAHGVCFSREPLVPGQVFLVEIEEKELGWCGHLRLGLTALDPATLAAVPEFSLPDLVSLGHSWVFAITRHHNRVPPEGQADAEPAPPSRPQPLLVEPYLRIEQFRIPRDRLVGRSRPGLYSHLLDQLYEQNVLPPTARRSRLGVLFCPREDGTADMHIVINGEDMGPSARGLPAAQPLYAVVDVFASTKSVRLVQLEYGLPSLQTLCRLVIQKSVVHRVAIDGLQLPKGLKDFCKYE; encoded by the exons ATGGCTGCTGCCTCCGAACTCGTAGGGTCGGGTGGCCCACGGGAGTCTGCGCGTCCAGAGCCCCCTCCCACCCGCTTCCATCATGTGCATGGAGCCAACATCCGCGTGGACCCGTCGGGGACGCGAGCCACACGCGTGGAGAGCTTCGCCCACGGTGTGTGCTTCAGTCGCGAGCCCCTTGTCCCGGGCCAAGTATTCCTAGTGGAGATAGAGGAAAAAGAACTGGGCTGGTGCGGGCATCTGCGTCTTGGCCTGACCGCTCTGGATCCGGCCACTCTGGCCGCTGTGCCCGAGTTTTCACTGCCTGACCTGGTCAGCCTTGGCCACAGCTGGGTCTTCGCCATCACACGCCACCACAACCGCGTGCCCCCGGAGGGTCAAGCAGATGCAGAACCAGCGCCCCCCAGCCGCCCCCAACCCCTCTTGGTTGAACCCTACCTGCGCATCGAGCAGTTCCGAATACCCCGGGATCGCCTGGTGGGCCGCAGCCGGCCAGGACTCTATAGCCACCTCTTGGACCAGCTCTATGAACAGAACGTGCTGCCTCCTACAGCGCGTCGTAGCCGCCTGGGTGTTCTCTTCTGCCCGCGTGAGGATGGGACCGCCGACATGCACATCGTCATCAACGGGGAAGACATGGGCCCCAGTGCCCGGGGGCTGCCTGCTGCCCAGCCCCTCTATGCTGTGGTAGATGTGTTTGCCTCCACCAAGAGTGTGCGCCTGGTCCAACTGGAGTATGGCT TGCCATCTCTGCAAACCCTCTGCCGTCTAGTGATCCAGAAGAGTGTGGTGCACAGGGTGGCCATTGATGGGCTCCAGCTGCCCAAAGGACTGAAGGATTTCTGCAAGTATGAATGA
- the Spata25 gene encoding spermatogenesis-associated protein 25 has product MSYFMSPQTHLGLLPSGQGGAAASGSSLGLYSSAEPVVVASGGLGPLGQKAEQVVPAAAQAWGPTLAVPEARGCSGGASWETPRRKEYNRYCPKLPPMRQLETLGWADPCSRSRAPHLGGPNRPRPLLLCGLSPGVLPMSSEAGGKEAGSQPDICILTLAMMIAGIPTVPVPGLREEDLIRAAQAFMMAHPEPEGAVEGMQWEQAHAHMASGQMPLVRSRRGSCL; this is encoded by the exons ATGTCCTACTTCATGTCTCCACAAACGCATCTGGGGCTTCTGCCTTCTGGCCAAG GTGGGGCTGCTGCTTCGGGCTCGTCCCTTGGTCTCTATAGTTCTGcagagccagtggtggtggcgtcTGGTGGATTAGGTCCACTCGGCCAGAAAGCCGAGCAGGTGGTACCTGCTGCTGCCCAGGCCTGGGGCCCTACCTTGGCAGTGCCCGAAGCCAGGGGCTGCTCTGGGGGTGCTAGCTGGGAGACACCGCGGAGGAAGGAATACAACCGATACTGCCCCAAATTGCCCCCCATGAGGCAGCTGGAGACCTTGGGCTGGGCAGACCCCTGCTCCCGAAGCAGAGCTCCCCACCTGGGTGGCCCTAACAGGCCCAGGCCCCTGCTGCTGTGTGGGCTGTCACCAGGGGTTCTGCCGATGTCCTctgaggcaggtgggaaggaGGCTGGCTCCCAACCTGACATCTGCATCCTTACCCTAGCCATGATGATTGCTGGCATCCCCACAGTACCTGTTCCAGGCCTGCGGGAAGAGGACCTGATCCGGGCAGCTCAAGCTTTCATGATGGCCCATCCAGAGCCAGAGGGAGCTGTGGAGGGGATGCAGTGGGAGCAGGCACATGCCCACATGGCCTCTGGACAGATGCCTCTAGTGAGATCCAGGAGGGGCTCCTGCTTGTAG
- the Zswim1 gene encoding zinc finger SWIM domain-containing protein 1 gives MALTMLNGLLIEDSSPSTVLHQVGKNPQLDAFNYQSCFMQDLFAHFPEVLFIHRTYNPRGKVLYTFLVDGPRVQLEGPLARAVYFAIPTNEDAKGLAQMFQVFKKFNPAWERVCTILVDPHFLLLPTLTMEFPAAEVLLSAFHICKFLQGKFYQLSLEQPVQSVLLSSLQSTMCSATAGNLRKLYTLLSNCVPSSRLPELHSHWLLNDRIWLAHRWRSRAQSSRYFQSLEVTAHILSQFFGTTPFEKQGMASVFRYMQQNPSDKASFSLAVTPEDAHTPPDASLENPSTEQLVEARIQHSLNAICTGPAAQLCLGELAVVQKSMHLIGSGSEKVNIQILEDTHNVQPQSPASCSCYFNQAFHLPCRHILAMLSARHQVLQPDMLQAQWTSGCATSLDSILGSKWSATLDKHLAVTLLTEEVGQLLQHCSKEEFERRYSTLRELADSWIGPYEQVQL, from the coding sequence ATGGCCCTCACAATGCTGAATGGACTTCTTATTGAGGACTCAAGCCCTTCTACAGTTCTGCACCAGGTTGGCAAGAATCCTCAGCTGGATGCCTTCAACTACCAAAGCTGTTTCATGCAAGATCTCTTTGCTCATTTCCCCGAGGTCTTATTTATACACCGGACCTATAACCCAAGAGGCAAGGTGTTATACACCTTCCTGGTAGACGGACCCCGGGTACAGCTTGAGGGTCCTCTTGCCCGAGCAGTGTACTTTGCTATCCCTACCAATGAAGATGCCAAAGGCCTGGCCCAGATGTTCCAGGTGTTCAAAAAGTTTAACCCAGCATGGGAAAGAGTCTGTACCATCCTGGTGGATCCCCACTTCCTCCTGCTGCCCACCCTGACCATGGAGTTCCCGGCAGCTGAAGTCTTGCTCTCGGCCTTCCACATCTGTAAGTTCCTCCAGGGTAAATTCTATCAGCTGTCCCTAGAGCAGCCTGTACAAAgtgtcctcctgtcctccctgcAGAGCACAATGTGCTCCGCCACAGCTGGCAACCTGAGGAAGCTGTACACGCTCCTGAGCAACTGCGTCCCCTCCAGCAGGCTACCTGAGCTCCACTCACACTGGTTACTCAACGACCGCATCTGGCTGGCCCACCGCTGGAGAAGCCGGGCCCAGAGCAGCCGGTACTTCCAGAGCCTGGAGGTCACAGCCCACATCCTCAGCCAGTTTTTTGGCACCACTCCATTTGAGAAACAAGGCATGGCATCCGTGTTCCGATACATGCAGCAGAACCCTTCCGACAAAGCAAGCTTCAGCCTGGCTGTGACCCCCGAGGACGCTCACACTCCTCCAGATGCCAGCCTTGAGAACCCCAGCACAGAGCAGTTGGTGGAAGCCCGTATCCAGCACTCCCTCAATGCCATCTGCACGGGGCCAGCAGCCCAGCTATGCCTAGGGGAGCTTGCTGTGGTCCAGAAGTCCATGCACCTCATCGGCTCTGGCTCAGAGAAAGTGAACATACAGATTCTGGAGGATACGCACAATGTCCAGCCCCAGTCCCCGGCCAGCTGTAGTTGCTACTTTAACCAAGCCTTCCACCTGCCCTGCCGGCACATCCTAGCCATGCTCAGTGCCCGCCACCAGGTACTCCAGCCTGACATGCTACAGGCTCAGTGGACCTCAGGCTGTGCCACTAGTCTCGACAGCATCCTGGGAAGCAAGTGGAGTGCCACCCTGGATAAGCACCTGGCCGTGACTCTCCTCACTGAGGAGGTAGGTCAGCTCTTACAGCACTGTAGCAAGGAGGAATTTGAGCGTCGCTACAGCACCCTTAGGGAACTAGCCGACAGCTGGATCGGCCCTTATGAGCAGGTACAGCTCtga